A genomic stretch from Corynebacterium sp. 21KM1197 includes:
- the lpdA gene encoding dihydrolipoyl dehydrogenase — protein MSEHFDVVVLGAGPGGYVAAIRAAQLGKKVAVVEKQYWGGVCLNVGCIPSKSLLKNAEVAHIFNKEAKTFGISGEVSFDFGAAHQRSRKVSAGIVKGVHYLMKKNSITEIDGLGSFKDASTIEIVEGKDAGKTVTFDDVIIATGSVVRTLPGVELSENVVSFEEQILNEKLPEKMVVVGGGAIGMEFAYVLANYGVEITIVEFMDRVLPNEEPEVSKEIAKQYKKLGVKLLTGYKTTAVRDHGSSVEVDVESKDGSKKDTLTVDRVLVSVGFAPRTEGYGLENTGVKLTERGAIDIDERMRTNVDHIYAIGDVTAKLQLAHVAEAQGVVAAETIAGAETQELGDYMMMPRATFCNPQVASFGYTEAAAKEKWPDREIKTAVFPFSANGKAAGLAETAGFAKIVADAEYGELLGGHLVGANVSEMLAELTLAQRFDLTATEIGRNVHIHPTMSEAIKEAAEGIEGHMINL, from the coding sequence ATGAGCGAACATTTTGACGTAGTTGTCCTCGGTGCCGGCCCCGGCGGGTATGTTGCCGCCATCCGCGCTGCTCAACTGGGTAAAAAGGTGGCAGTGGTGGAAAAGCAGTATTGGGGCGGCGTGTGCCTCAACGTGGGCTGCATCCCCTCTAAGTCCCTGTTGAAGAACGCCGAGGTGGCCCACATCTTTAATAAGGAGGCCAAGACCTTCGGCATCTCGGGGGAGGTTTCCTTTGACTTCGGCGCCGCTCACCAGCGCTCCCGCAAGGTCTCCGCGGGGATTGTCAAGGGCGTGCACTACCTGATGAAGAAGAACTCCATCACGGAGATTGATGGCCTGGGTTCCTTCAAGGACGCCTCCACCATCGAGATCGTGGAGGGCAAGGACGCCGGTAAGACCGTGACCTTCGATGACGTCATCATCGCCACCGGTTCCGTGGTGCGCACCCTGCCGGGCGTGGAACTCTCCGAGAACGTCGTTTCCTTCGAGGAGCAGATCCTCAATGAGAAACTCCCGGAGAAGATGGTGGTGGTTGGTGGCGGTGCCATCGGCATGGAGTTTGCCTATGTGCTGGCCAACTACGGCGTGGAGATCACCATCGTGGAGTTCATGGACCGCGTGCTGCCCAATGAGGAGCCCGAGGTGTCCAAGGAGATCGCCAAGCAGTACAAGAAGCTCGGCGTCAAGCTCCTCACCGGGTACAAGACCACGGCGGTGCGGGATCACGGTTCCTCCGTGGAGGTGGACGTGGAATCCAAGGATGGTTCCAAGAAGGACACCCTGACGGTGGATCGCGTGCTCGTCTCCGTGGGCTTTGCCCCGCGCACCGAGGGCTATGGCCTGGAGAACACCGGCGTGAAGCTCACCGAGCGCGGTGCCATCGATATTGACGAGCGCATGCGTACCAACGTGGATCACATTTACGCGATTGGTGACGTCACGGCCAAGCTGCAACTCGCGCACGTCGCGGAGGCTCAGGGCGTGGTGGCCGCAGAGACCATCGCCGGGGCGGAGACGCAGGAACTGGGCGATTACATGATGATGCCGCGTGCCACGTTCTGTAATCCGCAGGTGGCCTCCTTTGGTTATACCGAGGCGGCGGCCAAGGAGAAGTGGCCGGATCGGGAGATCAAGACGGCCGTGTTCCCCTTTAGTGCCAACGGTAAAGCAGCGGGCCTGGCGGAGACGGCGGGCTTTGCCAAGATCGTGGCGGACGCGGAGTACGGGGAGTTGCTGGGTGGCCACTTGGTGGGTGCCAACGTCTCCGAGATGCTGGCCGAGCTGACCCTGGCGCAGCGCTTTGATCTCACGGCCACGGAGATCGGGCGCAACGTCCACATCCACCCGACGATGTCCGAGGCGATCAAGGAGGCCGCCGAGGGTATCGAGGGGCATATGATTAACCTGTAA